A region from the Acipenser ruthenus chromosome 13, fAciRut3.2 maternal haplotype, whole genome shotgun sequence genome encodes:
- the LOC117417743 gene encoding LIM domain-binding protein 3-like, whose protein sequence is MQSSSSSYSVQSKTTTTSSFPQPSAVQQRAVQTPASPPKVVSTINIVPTANLPAPAPAPVYTPAPAPVYIPAPAPVYTPAPVPAAAPAPAPAPAPAPASSGRPPWVMDDSFAQKFVPGASTTTLTKHIQPLPQAAPLPPAIIPNSSLPQHPAPSPAPFSTPSVGRGILQRAERFPAGNRTPLCSSCNGIIRGPFMVALGRSWHPEEFNCHYCHTSLADASFVEEQNNVYCEGCYGQFFAPTCARCNTKIMGEVMHALRQTWHTTCFVCAACNKPFGNSLFHMEDGEPYCEKDYIALFSTKCHGCDFPVEAGDKFIEALGQTWHDSCFVCAVCNVNLEGKPFYSKKDKPLCKKHAHAINV, encoded by the exons ATGcagtcctcctcttcctcctacAGTGTCCAGTCCAAAACCACCACGACCAG CTCCTTCCCCCAGCCCTCGGCGGTGCAGCAGAGAGCAGTGcagacccctgcctctcctccaaAGGTCGTCAGCACCATCAATATTGTGCCCACTGCCAACCTCCCCGCCCCAG CCCCAGCTCCAGTATATACCCCTGCCCCAGCTCCAGTATATATCCCTGCCCCAGCTCCAGTATACACCCCTGCCCCAGTTCCAGCcgctgcccctgcccctgcccctgcccctgcccctgccccggCCTCCTCTGGTCGCCCCCCCTGGGTGATGGACGACTCCTTCGCTCAGAAGTTTGTTCCTGGGGCTAGCACCACTACCCTCACCAAACACATCCAGCCTCTCCCCCAGGCTGCCCCCCTTCCTCCTGCTATCATCCCCAACTCCTCCCTCCCCCAGCACCCAGCCCCCAGCCCCGCCCCCTTCTCCACCCCCTCCGTAGGCCGCGGGATCTTGCAGAGGGCAGAGCGCTTCCCGGCAGGCAACCGGACCCCGCTGTGTAGCTCCTGCAACGGCATCATCAG GGGTCCCTTCATGGTGGCGCTGGGGCGCTCCTGGCACCCGGAGGAGTTTAACTGCCACTACTGCCACACCTCCCTGGCGGACGCGTCCTTCGTGGAGGAGCAGAACAACGTGTACTGCGAGGGCTGCTACGGGCAGTTCTTTGCTCCCACCTGCGCCCGCTGCAACACCAAGATCATGGGG GAAGTGATGCATGCACTGAGGCAGACCTGGCACACCACCTGCTTCGTGTGCGCTGCCTGCAACAAGCCCTTCGGAAACAGCCTCTTCCACATGGAGGACGGAGAGCCCTACTGCGAGAAAG ACTATATCGCTCTGTTCAGCACTAAGTGCCATGGCTGTGACTTCCCAGTGGAGGCAGGTGACAAGTTCATTGAGGCCCTGGGACAGACCTGGCACGACTCCTGCTTCGTCTGCGCG GTGTGCAACGTGAATCTGGAAGGAAAGCCGTTCTACTCCAAGAAGGACAAACCTCTGTGTAAAAAGCACGCTCACGCCATCAacgtgtag